The genomic interval TGCAGTACTTCTATCAAGCATTAAGTAGGGTGCAGGTGTGTAAACCCACCTTGATGAACAGCAGGAAACATTAAGCCTCCACATGTTCCCAATGAAACTTGGCTAAGTGAAGGCCTAAGTCTGTTCATGGATTAATTGGTATTCCACGTTTTGTCAAACATgttttgaacatgttttctttACGTTACCTAATGTTGAATTACAGCTGGATAGATCAAATTATATGCATAGGACAATGAGGTATCATAGACCATTATATTCATGAGATTTGAAATCATACGTCTACTCTATTTCAAGTGGATTGGCTTGGCATAGTGTACTGTCAACTATAACATCTCCCATTAATTCCTAAGAAACAATTCCAAGGCAACACCATGTGCCCTTTCTGTCCTATCGGTCCCATGACTCTTATCTCATACTCATCGACCCTCCATCATTCAAGTACCAGATGATATCCTACAAAACTTTTTATCTCTCTATATATACTAATTCATGGTTGCTAGCATTTAGGACAACAAATATCATTCACTTCTTAACGCATTTTAACTTCAAAAACTAGCACCCTATATACAACTCTCTATTCCCAACTTTCTCTTCCCAAGTATCAATATCTAAACCATGGGTTTTCGTTTACCTGGTATCAAGAAGGCATCTCTTAATACAATCAAAGCATCTTCAAAAGCTATGGACGTGCCAAAGGGCTACCTTGCAGTCTATGTTGGAGAGAAAATGAAGCGATTCATGATTCCCGTATCATTCTTGAACCAACCTTCGTTTCAAGATTTGTTGAGTCAAGCCGAGGAAGAGTTTGGGTATGACCATCCATTGGGTGGCCTCACAATTCCTTGTGGAGAAGATTTGTTCTTAGATATCACTTCTCGCTTAAATACCTGCTAACTTCATGAAGATGGAACTAACTTAGATGTAGACATATACTTGACACATTTTTGTATTATAGTTTCTTATATTCCCTCCCCATCTTTGATATCTGactttgtaaaagaaatttcatCTGAATGATAAGTTATCTCCACGAAGTTTTTTCTCACATTTGCTATGAATCTGATCTACATAATTACTGAAtaagaaattgttaaaaattcaTCCCTCATACATTTCTCTGCTCTGCCCTGCCCTGATTGTGCAGATCTGGGTTTGTTAGGTTGAGGAATTTGTGAGAATAATCAAGTCTTTTTGTTGGAACATACAACCTTCTAGTATTGTCTAGCATTCTAATTTCAGGGAGAAGTGAACATTGTAATGATAAACAAAATAGTTAGCAATTGGAATCATCATCATTGctcaaaatttcataaattttatatgatagAGAAGAAGCCTATTGTACAAAAATGTCTCTACTAATAATGTATGTCGATATCCTAAACTTGGAAATTCATTGTCCTTTCAAGCACGGTGTCTTACCTTGAAAATAGTCTTTCTCCATTTCTATTATATTACTGTGGACAGGACAGCAAATGTTACGACAAATTTCCTGCATTTTCCGCACGTTttcttcatatgtcattttgaGCTATATAGTTGTGGAATAAGAAATTAGTTAGTTGTCTCCAAGTACTTCTTAATGTCTTGGATTTAAATTCGGCTATTATCTCTAAATTTTCTACCTAAGTTTAATGACAAAATAACTACAATATAacagagaaaaatagagagaaaaactCATCGTAAGTCTTTGTGAAACTGTACTGCTTTGATTTCATCTCACTTTAAGATTTTTGTGAACCATCCCTGTCACTGAAAATCTATAATATGgcttgaaaaaaaatcaaaaccatCCATACAAGTCTTGGAAATTGCCCTACATTTTTATTGGGTATTTGAAGCACTTGTTAATAACTATCAAGTCGTGGAGTTTACGAGAACAGTCAAACCCTTTTACCTTTTCCATTTCCAGAAAGCAACCTTCTGATGCTATTGACCATTCTAATTGCAGGGATAAGTGAAAATTCTGATTGATAAATAGAATAGTTAAGCAATTGAATTCATTGTCACATTACTAGAATATTTGGTAACAATTGTTACAAGTAAGAGAAGATGTATAATACAAAAGGTCTCTATTAATCTAAGTCAGTCTCCTAAAGTGTGAGATTTATTGTCTATTCAAGCAAGAAATTATACATTGGAAGGCATCTTCGCTGCAAGGAATTGTGAGGCCACCCATGGGATGATCATGTCCAAACTCTTCTTCAAGTTGACTTAGTAAGTCTTGGAATGAAGGATGGCTCAAGTATGATACAGGTATCAATAACCTCTTCTTTTCCTCTCCAACGTACACCGCAAGATATCCCTTTGGAACTTTTACTGATTTTGAAGTTGGTTGATTAGCACCGAATGATGACCGTCGAATAGCAGGTAAATGGAAACCCATTTTTTGTGCTTGTCTAAAACAAGAAGAACAAGGAAAATAGGATTGATTGATGAAGAATGTATCTAAACGTTGATGCTTGATGATGCAAGTTACTTGAGTTGGTGAAGGCGAGGGGAAAGTGTATTTATAGTCTTCAAAATTATGTTCAAAACAAATATGAAGAGAAATGGTTGGTAATGGATGGAGGACATAGAGATGAGATATCATGTGGTTGTCTTGGACACTTCTTTATCAATGGTGTAGCTGTGTAGAAGAGTATAACCCCACTGTCTTAAACAGTGGCCAACATAGAGCATGGACTTGTTCTACCCAAGCTCAATTTTTGTTCATACATTAAATGATACTCCATAATTTGGTAACAAGCTTTAGACATGTTTTCATCATTTTGATAGCACAACTTATAATGCTGAAGTACTGGTATAGCTGGTTACTAATATCTGCCTATGGGGTAagtgaaaactatatattatagaCCACACATAACATTCTTGAGGTTTGTGACCATACGTACCATTCATTTCAAGTAGGTGCACACCAGAAACTAGTATTTCTAATATCTATATTATGACAAGTTAGGTTGATTCATG from Vigna radiata var. radiata cultivar VC1973A unplaced genomic scaffold, Vradiata_ver6 scaffold_393, whole genome shotgun sequence carries:
- the LOC106780533 gene encoding auxin-induced protein 15A-like; translation: MGFHLPAIRRSSFGANQPTSKSVKVPKGYLAVYVGEEKKRLLIPVSYLSHPSFQDLLSQLEEEFGHDHPMGGLTIPCSEDAFQCIISCLNRQ